The Streptomyces sp. ALI-76-A nucleotide sequence TGCTCGAAGAGCACCGGGCCGTCGTGTCATCCGTTCTGCTGGTCAGCAAGCCGTACGAGGAAAGACGGGCCTACGCGACCGCCCGCAAACTGTGGCCCGAAGTCGAGTGGGTCAGCGCGTCCACGCCCATGACCCTGGCTGACTACGTCGACTCGATCGGAGACGCACGCCTGGTCATCGACATGTTGGTCGGCGCGCAGCAGCGGCTCATGATCTACCCGCAGCAGGGATTCATGATCGAGCAGTTCGTACCCGAGGATGCGGCCGCAGCATACGAGCGCCTGCGCGACGCCGGGTTCACAAGTCGACTCGTGGTGGATATCGCAGAGCGGAAGTGATGACGCCACGGGAGCTCTGTGAGACCTGCTGTGGTCAACCTTCGGCCAACTTGGGGCATCGCGCACGCTATGCGAAGTGATAGGCGCAGCTCATGCGGGATGGATGCGCGGGAAGCCGGCGGTTTTAAGAACCGCCGTACTCCCAGCGCGGTACAACTTTCCCTACTCCATCAAGGCGGCTCGCTCCGCTCCCCGCGCGCGGCCCGGCCCCCGGCCGGGCCTGCGCTCCTGTCTCCGCCCCGCTCCAGCCCGGCCGGCGCCCGCGCCGCGCTCAGAGCAATCAATCACCTGATGTCAGAGAAGGGGTACGTCGTGGCTGGGGCGGTCGGCTCCACGGCTTTAGGCAGCCACTTTGGCGCGAGCCTCGAAGATCATGGCCCCAACGTCGTGCTTTACCGGGCAGGTCCACAGACTGCCCGACGCGCCGGAAGCTTACGGGGCCATGATCACTCGCGCCAAAGCAGCTCCAGCCCAAAGCCGCTCCGCCGACCTACGCGAACAGCTAGCATCTGAACGCATGGAGCACCAACAAGGCCGGCATATTCCGGAGGACCTAAAACGCCAACTGCTCGTCGAAGCAGGGCATCGATGTGCGATCCCAACTTGCAAGCAAGGGCCACCCCTTCAGTTCTGCCACATTGAATCCTACGCAGCCGTGAAGCGGCATGAATTCAGCAACATCATCGTAATGTGTGCCCGCTGTCACGATCTTCATACACATAAGCTCATCGACCAGAAGGCAATGCGTCAATACAAAGCAAATCTCGGCGTCCTGAATTCCAGGTACGGCGAGTACGAGAGGCGCGTACTTACGGTATTCGGACTCGAACAAAGAGATATCGATGAATTCAGTGACGGACCGTACTTCGTGCTGCCTCGGGGGCGCGAACTCGACGTATGGTATTTGATGAAGGATCGCATGATCGAGGCTGTAACCAAACATGGCCCCGATTGCGGACACCCAAGCATCACTCCTGGTGATATCACCTATCGATTCACGCCCGCCGGACGGGATCTTGTTAGGCGTCTGCGGGAGGCTCAGCCGATTGAATGAAAGCTGCAATCGACCTCGCCAGATCGTCGCGTCTGTAGGGAATCCCCGCAGCCAGGACGGCACGGACGTGGGCATCGAGAGAGCGTAGAAGCTTCTCCGGAACGCCTGCTACTTGTGGAATATCCCATGCTCTATCAAGTAGCGCATCGAAATCTTCTTCGTTAACATGAAGGATCGTGTGAACATCCCAACGCGGCAATTCATTCAATGTGCTGCGATAGGATCGATCATGCCGCCCCTTCAGACGGCTGCCAGCAAGCTCTAGTGCTCGAAGAACTGCTATTTCGGATACTAGCAGAGTGAGTGTTTCAATGGAATTCATACCGGTTCTCGTTGACTGCACCATCGTCAAATCCTCCAGCACTGGCGTGCATGTTGTTATGTGAAGGAGTTGTACCACGTCAGCGCGCTCTCCGCATGAAATCGGACGCCGCTGTAGTGGATACGGTAATGGCTGAGCTCTCATCCTCGGTACCGAGCCCGCTGATCATCCATGATCGATCTAATCAGGGATACGGATGGGGCCTGTGCTAGGTGGGGCGCCGTCCAGCAGCGAGTACGGCGCCCCGAAGGGTGAGCTGAGTCCTTCGTGGCAGGCTCAGGGCTCCCTGTTTCGGAACTGCAGTGCAGGTGATCTTTCCGATTGAAGGGCGTCCCGATCTGAGACGCCAATCAGCATGTTGAAAAGCCACACAAGTCTGATAGATCTGGCCGAGCCCAGGAGTAGCAAGAATTCCGTGAGCCACCCAGTGTATCCGGCAGACTTTGCGTGGTCTAGCACTAACAGTAGAAGGCAGCCTGCTGAAACGATCAACATTCCAGTAAGAATACTCAGCCAGTTCTTTCTGAGACTGCCACCGAAGCGCCTACGTAGCTCGCGCATATCTTGACCGTTCGAGCTCGCATATTGTGCTATTGCTGCGGTCCCGAAGCCGCCGACTAGAGCGGATACTGAAGCGGCTGTTGTGTATATATCTTTCCGGCGATCGGCCGTTAATCCTTCTACTATCTCGGGCCACGACGCCCAGTGGACGGCCCCGGAGTGGCCACCCATCACCAGTGCGGCTAGTACCCAATCAAGCCCAGGTACCTCGCTCCAAGCGTCCTTCAGCCGACGCAACGCAGATCCGACATGCAGCACGGCATCACCCCCCAACGTGGAGGTGGCCGACTCTACTGGCCGGCACCGACAGCGGCCTTCAGGTCGCGTCGCTTGTCCTGCGCTACCTGCATGATCGCAGCCACGCTCGCCTCATAACGGGGCCGCCCATCGGCATGACTGACCTCAACCCGACACTTAGCCGTGATGTGATGCTTGATGAAGTCCAAGGGCTCGTCCGTCACTTCGCCTTCCTCTCCAGGAAGGGTCACTAGCGCCTGCGCTCTGTCTACGCCCGTGGGCCCTTCTAGGTAGCCCAGCTCGGACATGAGTGACTGAATGTCGCTTTGGAGTCTTCTTTGGCCACGTAGCCTGGCCACCGGGCCTGGACCTCCCCTTTTCGGGACCTCGAGTTTAAGGGTGATCCGATGGTCGGGGTATCGAGAGTCGCCCAGCCGCACGAAACTGGCTAGCCCGTCACCTTCTGGCGGAGCGATGGCCGGGCTCGGTCGATAACTGAACTCGAAGCTATGTACAGCTTCCGCCTTCTCCAGCTTCTCCCACACGTTGTTGCCGATGACCGGCCATAGTGCGATCTCGTCATTCAGCATCTGGCAAGAATTGAGCCAACGCTGAATTGCGGCTGCTCTTGGTGATCCCGGCTTTCCCTGAAGGATCCCAATGATATTACCGTATTCCAGGAAGGATACAGTTGTTGTATCAATCGTGCCCTTATTGCCTTCGAGGCGGATGTCCTCGATATGTCCGTGATCGAGGTCAACAGTTTGCAGCTCACCGGTACCTATCCTGCCCACGAGGAGATGCAGGCGGCCTTCCGCTCTAACTGCCTGCCCGATAAAGCTGTCACTCCTGTGCATTGAGATTCGATCGACGGCAGGTGTTCTCTCTAAGTTGCCGAGAAATGCTTGCCAATCCGTCTCTTGCATGCGCGCATTCAGTGAATCTTTGGCGCGCACGATTTCGAAGAAAGCGACAGTCCCCAGACGGGTAGCCATGGTCCCCCCACGCCCGTATGTGCCAACTACATGAAAGAACAAGGGTCCCCGCAGAGATCGGGATACGCAAGGGGGTGCGCGTTCCGCGAGGGGTGCGCTGCTCACGCGAGCATCGAGGACATGGGTACGGCGGCCTTCTCGCGATCGCCTGCCGGGCCGTCCCTGGGCCGTCCGAGGCCGGCCAACGCTGACAGTCGGCACCCATGGGTGACCGCCCCCACCCCGCTCCGGCCTGGGCCACCGGAGTCGATCTGCGACACTGGATGCATCATGCCCAAGCCCGGAGAACTGGCATGACGACGCCGGGCCGGCTGACTACGGTGGTCCCGTGTTGGAAGACGATGGTGGTCTGGCCGCTTGGCTGGAGTCGAAGCGGCTACTCGCCAGTCCTGAGCGTCACATCGACACGTTGCGGTGCCTGCTTGCCGAGGACGACGACGCGCTTTTGATGCATGACTACGACCTGATCAGTGATCCGCAGACAGTTGCCATCGTGAGAGCTCAGCAGCGCGCAGCGGGACAGCGCCGCCGTAGGCTGCGACGACTGGCGACGCGCCGACGCTCCGCGAAGTGACATCAGCGGATGACATCAACGCCCCCAGACGGCAACGGACTGGAACAGCCACAGGGGCACCGGGAACCCGCAGCGTCATGAGCATGGAGCAGGCCGCACGGCCCGGTGAACGAACTCCTAAAGCGGTGCTCGCACAACGCCGCGGCTGACACGTCAGCGACAGAGTGTCAGCAGGGCTCAGTCCTCGCCTACCTGCAGCAATACCACGATGAAGGACCCGCCGGTCCCAGCAACGACCCCATCGAACGCATGCCGGGTGACCGGGTTCCACGCTCGTGCTGCGGACGAGAGGTCGATGATGTTCGTGTACCAGGCGGCCTCGTAGCCCAGCAGATGGACAACACGTTCCGCCGCTCTACGGGCATGAGCGCGGTCTCGACGTTCTGAGCCCGGAAACACGAGGTTGTAGGTCGCCAGGTAGGCCAACAGCTCCGCTGCGCGCTCAGCGTCGATCTGCAAGAGTGCGTCGTCGATCTCTACTGGTGTGTCCGGGCCAACTGCACCTTCCACTGCATACTGCTTCCAAGCCTCTTCAGCCTCGGCGGCCACTTGGCGAACGAGTCCCGGAACGGATCCGCCGGCCTCGTTAACCACACGGCCGAAGACCCCGGCTTCTCGCGACAGCGAGCCCGTAAGGGCGCGCAGTTCCGCAGCTACGTCCACCGTGCCATTCTCTACTGAGCCAGCCCCGACCCGACCATGGCTATGCAGCATCGTGCGATCGAGCGGTGAGTGTCTAACTGCGTGACAACGCCGACGCACAACGGCGGACGAGCGCGAACGTCAGCAGACCATCGGCGCAGGTGAGAGCCGCACCGACCCCAGGCAGCACCGGTGCCCGAGTTGCTTCGGGACGAAGCGGTCGCTCAGTTAGGGTGCGCCGCATGACCGACGACGCCCCGGCCTGTCCCGAGTGCAGCCAGCCCATGAAGTCCGGTGGCTTCGTTCTCGTTAAGCGGGGGAAGATGGCCGGCGGACCTGCCGGACACTGCTGAGGTGCGCCGGTCGGCACGTCTGGTGGTGCTGGGCTGACCGACCGGAGGGGCCGCTGGAAACTTGCCCGATGCCCGAGCTGTTCCGCTGACATCAACGACCCCGGACGACGGCGGCGCGCGGCACCCCTGGACGGCAAGCGGCACACGAAAACTGCAGGTCGTAGAAGGTGAACCGGGCCCGCTGTAAAACTGCCGACTCGGGCAGCTGTGGTCTCGGTCCTGGTCTCAGTAGCCACTAGTTCCGCAACCATCCACCGTCGTCCGATGAAGTCCGCCAACCCTTCTGAACAGGTACGGAGCACCATTCGCGGACGCTCCCGGACGTCCCGGGACCAAGATCGGACAACTCGTAATGCGTAGGTCTCGGGTTCGAATCCCGAAGGCGGCTCTGTGGAAGCCTCAGGACTCACTCGCCGTGACCTGGGGCTTTTGCTTTTACCGGATGCGGCGGCGACGCCGGGCACGGGCCGCGCGGGTGTCGGCGGTCTCACTTCTGCTCAGTGGGGCCCGGAATCGGGGTCGAGGGCGGAGGCACGAAGAACTCGCCCATGCGCCGCATGGCTTGAACGCCGTCGTGGCGTCCATCGAGCGCGGCCACTTCCTTCGACAGGTGCGACCGGCCCTTGACGTACCGCCGGGTCTGACTGATCTGCGTATGCCGCAGGATCTCCATGATCGTGGGCATGTCGACGCCCAACTCGTTCAGGATCGTGCCGGCGGTGTGGCGGCTCCCGTCGTGCAGGCGGCGGTCATCGATCCCGGCCTCCTTGAGCAGCTCCCTGAACTCCTCGTAGTCGGCGCGCGGGTCCAGTGGTCGGCCGTCCGGCCGCGAGAACACTACGTCGTGCTCCCGCCACAACTCCCCGACGGCTTCCCGCATCGCTTCCTGCTGGGCCTTGTGGTCGTGCAGGAACGAGGTGAAGACGGGCGGGATCGGCACGGCGTCGTAGGGGCGAGGCCGGCGTAGGAGGCCAGGTGGGCGGCGGTGGGGAAGCTGGTGCCGTCGCCGACGGTGACCAGCAAGGTGGCGGCGGTCCTGACCGCGACTCCCGGAATCGAGGTCAGGACCGGGAAAAGAGGGTGAGCCTCCAGCAGCTGCCCGATCTGCGGTTCCAGGGCTCGTCGTTGCTCGTGGACAGCGGCGAGCGAGCGGGCCGGCGACGGGATCACGACGCCGAGGGTGCCGGTCCCGGGGACGACTACGGTCTGTTCGTCGAGCGCGTCGAAGACCTCGTCGATGAGCCGCTGGGCCATGCGCGGGGCCCTGGGCCGGGTCACCTCGACGAGCCGGCGGCGGCCGGCTTTCCGCAGTGCGGCCTGGGATCCGTAGCGAAGAAGATCACGGGGGTGGAGAGGCTGTGGCTGGACCTCGTGCGCTCTCTGATCATTCTGCTCGTGGCGGTCTCAGTGGCGGTCTCACTTGTTGGCCGATCCGGCATCGTCCACTGCCGTCTGCCGAGGTCCGCGAGCCTTCGTCCGCGAGCCTTCTCCACCAGGTCATGAGCCCGTTTCGTGGACGCCCACGGACACCCCGGGACCAACGACGCCGTCCTCGATGTCGACGCCGGCTCCGCTCAGCCCCTGGCGCCCCCGGTGGTCAGCCCGCCCCCGACGAAGCGCTGGACGAGCGCGAAGACGCAGACCACGGGGACGCTGATGAGGGTGGCGGTGGCCATCAGGGTCCCCCACGCGGTTCCGTGCCGGCCGACGAAGGCGTTGAGCAGGACGGTGACGGGCTGCACGGCGGGCTCGGTGGCGAGGGTGAGGCCGAACACGAACTCGCCCCAGGCGATCAGGAAGGAGAGGCCGGCCACCGCGGCCAGACCGGGCACCATGACGGGCAGGACGATCCGCAGCAGGACGCCCACCGGGCCGCACCCGTCGACCAGGGCGGCCTCCTCCAGCTCCTTCGGGACGGCCCGCAGCACGGGGCGCAGCACGATCACCGCGAACGGCAGGGTGAGCGTGGTGTCGGCGGCGATCAGACCGAGGTACGTGTCGTCGAGACCGGCCCGGCGTTCGAGGATGAACAGCGGAGCGGCGAGCACGATGCTGGGCGGCAGTTGGGCGATGAGCAGGACGAGCACCATGGTGCCGGAGCCGCGCATCGGGATCCGGGCGAGCGCGTAGGCGAGGGGGACGCCGAGCAGCAGGGTGAACGCGACCACTCCGCACGAGATCACCAGGCTGTTGAGCAGGGCCCGGGGGAGCGCGTCCTCGGCCAGTGCCGTCGCGTAGTTCTCCGTGGTGACCGGTGCGGGGATCCACTGGGCGGAGTCGGCCAGGATCCGGTCGGGCCTGGTCAGGCTGGTGCTGACCATCCAGTGAACCGGCAGCAGGAAGGCCGCGGTGATCAGCGTGGCGGCGGCGGTGAGCAGCCAGGGGCGGCGGCGGGCCGGGGTCACGCCGTGTCTCCCTCGCCGCGCAGCCGCCGCACATGGAGCACGCCCGCGAGCAGGGGGACGAGGAGCAGGAGCAGGCCGGCCGCCGCACCCTCGCCGAAGCGGAAGAACCTGAAGAAGATCTCGTAGACGTAGAGCGACAGGACACTGGTGGCGTCGACGGGGCCGCCGCCCGTCATCACGAAGATGATGTCGAAGACCTTGAAGGTGTAGACGAGGCCGAGCAGCAGCACGGTCACCGACACGGGCCGCATCAGCGGGAGGGTGATCCAGCGGAACCGCTGCCGGGCGTCCGCGCCGTCGAGGGCGGCGGCTTCGTGGAGTTCCGGGTCGATGGTGCGCAGGCCCACTAGGAGCAGCAGCATGTTGAACGGCACGCCGACCCACACGTTGGCGAGGATCACCCCGGCCAGCGAGGTGCCCGGGTCGGTGAGCCAGTCGTGCGACAGCGCGCCCAGACCCGTCGCGCGGAGCAGGGCGTTGTAGGCGCCCGACTCGCCGTCCAGCATCCAGCGGAAGAGGGTGCCGCTGACCACCGGGGGCAGCAGCCAGGCCACCAGCAGCAGCGACCGGAGCAGGCCGTTCAGCGGGAACGGCCGGGCGAACAGCAGGGCCAGGGCGAAGCCGATGACGAACTGGAACAGCAGCGAGCCCACGGTGAAGACCAGTGAGAGGCGGACGGCGTGCCAGAAGCCCGGATCGGCGACCGTGGCCCGGTAGTTGGCCAGGCCGTTGAACCGGCCGGCACCGCCGAGCAGGGCGCTCAGGTCCACGTCGTGCACGGACATCCACACGTTGTGCAGCAGCGGGTAGGCCAGGAAGAGGGCGAGGAAGGCAAGACCGGGCAGGGAGAACAGGTACCCGGCTCGGCGGCGGCGTGCGGACGGGGACGGGGACCGGGACGGGGCACGGCGCCCGAGCGTCGGCGTCGGCCTGCGTCTCCCGACCGCCGACTGGCGTCTCCTGACCGTCGGCCGGCGTCCCTTCACCGCCGTTCCAGTGCCTTGTCGATCTTCACCGCGGCCGACTTCGCCGCGGCGGCGGGGGCGGCGGAGTCGGTGAGGACGGCCTGCTCGGCGACGGCGACGGCCTGCGAGGCGTCGGCGTAGCGCGGCCCGTACTGGCGCGGACGGGCGACGGCAAGCTGGCTGAGGAAGAGACGCAGGGCCGGGTCGGACGCCCAGGTGCCCGTGCCCGCCAGGTCCTTGCGGGCGGGGAGATTGCCGAGCGCCACCAGGTACGGCACCAGAACCGACGGACGCTGGGTGTACTCGAGGACCTCCCAGGCCTTGTCGTGGTGCTTGCCGCTCGCCATCACCACCCAGTTCTCCCCGCCCAGGCAGGTGGCGGCCTCCCGGTCGCGGGGCAGGGCGGCGACGCCGTACTCCAGGTCGGCGTTCCTGAGGGCGGGCAGCTGCCAGGGACCGTTGATCTGGAGGGCGGCCCGCCGGTTGACGAACCGGGTGTTGACGTCCTGCTGGGTCCAGCCCACGCACTGCTCCGACAGCGAGCCCTTGGCCACCAGATCGTCGAGGAAGGACAGCGCGGTCGCGCCGTCCCGGGCGAAGCTGTCCAGGTCGCCGCCGGCCTGCCAGAGGAACGGCAGGAACTGGAAGACGCCCTCCTCCGTCCTGATCGCGCTCATCGCCAGGCCGAACCGGTCCCCGCTGGTCAGCTTCTGCGCCGTGTCGGCCAGCTCGTCCCACGTGGTGGGGGGACGCAGACCGGCGGAGTCGAGCATCTCGGCGTTGTAGTAGAGGGCGAGGCAGTTGCTGTTGTTGGGGATGCCGAGGGTCCTGCCGCCGACCTGGCAGCCGGCCCAGGGTCCTTCGTAGTACGTGCCCGCCTGGCCCCACTCCGCCACCCGGCCGGTGAGATCGGCCAGCAGTCCGCTGCCGCCCAGTGCGTTCATGGCCACGTTGTCGACGATGGCAATGTCCGGCAGGTCGCCGGAGACCGCGCCGAGGGTGAGCTGCCGGTCGAGGTCGGCGAAGGGGAACGTCCGCCGCTCGATCCGCACACCGGGGACATGCGCCTCGATGTCCCTGATCAGCCGGTCGAAGGCGGGTTGGAAGGTGTCCAGGGTGAAGTAGTCCCACCAGGTGAGGGTGACCGTCGAGCCGCCGCTCCGCCGGCCCGAGTCGCAGGAGGCCAGGGCCGGGCCGAGGCCGAGCGCGGCCACTCCCGCGCCCGCGGCCCGCAGGAAACCACGGCGGTCGACGGCGTACGACATGCTCCACTCCCAGTCAGGGGTCAGGAAAGAAACGGGGGTCGGGACGGGATCAGAACGAGGTCGGGGCGGGGTCAGAACGAGGTCGGGGCGGGTCGGGGCGGGGGTCGTAGGTCGGGCGGGCGGAGGTCAGAAGCCGGGGTCCGGCGTGTCGGGCGGGTCGGGCAGATCGGGGAACGCGTCGAGGTCGGGGAACTCCCGTTCCGGCAGCTCCCGGTCGGGCTCGGAACCCGGCACCGGCCGGCACGGGCCGGTGCTGGCCCGCAGCGAGATCAGGGGCTTGAGCAGGACGTGCCGGGGAGGTGAGCCGGGCGCGGTGAGCCTGCGCAGCATCAGGTCGACGGCCACCCGGCTCATCTCCTTGGCGGGGATCTCGGCCGCGGTGAGCTGCGGCTCCACCCGCTCCGCCCAGTGGCCGGCCGCCACGCCGACGACCGAGAAGTCCCGCGGCACCCTGCGGCCGTGCCGGGTCAGCCCGCGGTACAGGCCCTCCAGAGCGGCCTCGTTCATGGTGACCAGTGACGTGGTCGCCGGATCGTCCCGCAGGATCCGCTCCAGGACGGCCTCTCCCGCGGCGATGTCGTCGCCGCAGTGGTACGCGCGGGGGGTGAGGACCTGCTCCGCCATGGCCTTGGTGTAGCCCTCGAGTCCCAGGTGCGCGAACCCGTAGCCGCTCC carries:
- a CDS encoding YdcF family protein, which encodes MISAQAWADAQRLWDFQQMGHELRPCSVAIGLGSHDLGVADATADFYHRGMMPLIVFTGATSRTTRNRMPRGEAEHYRERAMELGVPADAILVEPRARNTGENIRFSRALLEEHRAVVSSVLLVSKPYEERRAYATARKLWPEVEWVSASTPMTLADYVDSIGDARLVIDMLVGAQQRLMIYPQQGFMIEQFVPEDAAAAYERLRDAGFTSRLVVDIAERK
- a CDS encoding HNH endonuclease signature motif containing protein, which produces MEHQQGRHIPEDLKRQLLVEAGHRCAIPTCKQGPPLQFCHIESYAAVKRHEFSNIIVMCARCHDLHTHKLIDQKAMRQYKANLGVLNSRYGEYERRVLTVFGLEQRDIDEFSDGPYFVLPRGRELDVWYLMKDRMIEAVTKHGPDCGHPSITPGDITYRFTPAGRDLVRRLREAQPIE
- a CDS encoding carbohydrate ABC transporter permease, giving the protein MTPARRRPWLLTAAATLITAAFLLPVHWMVSTSLTRPDRILADSAQWIPAPVTTENYATALAEDALPRALLNSLVISCGVVAFTLLLGVPLAYALARIPMRGSGTMVLVLLIAQLPPSIVLAAPLFILERRAGLDDTYLGLIAADTTLTLPFAVIVLRPVLRAVPKELEEAALVDGCGPVGVLLRIVLPVMVPGLAAVAGLSFLIAWGEFVFGLTLATEPAVQPVTVLLNAFVGRHGTAWGTLMATATLISVPVVCVFALVQRFVGGGLTTGGARG
- a CDS encoding sugar ABC transporter permease — encoded protein: MKGRRPTVRRRQSAVGRRRPTPTLGRRAPSRSPSPSARRRRAGYLFSLPGLAFLALFLAYPLLHNVWMSVHDVDLSALLGGAGRFNGLANYRATVADPGFWHAVRLSLVFTVGSLLFQFVIGFALALLFARPFPLNGLLRSLLLVAWLLPPVVSGTLFRWMLDGESGAYNALLRATGLGALSHDWLTDPGTSLAGVILANVWVGVPFNMLLLLVGLRTIDPELHEAAALDGADARQRFRWITLPLMRPVSVTVLLLGLVYTFKVFDIIFVMTGGGPVDATSVLSLYVYEIFFRFFRFGEGAAAGLLLLLVPLLAGVLHVRRLRGEGDTA
- a CDS encoding sugar ABC transporter substrate-binding protein yields the protein MSYAVDRRGFLRAAGAGVAALGLGPALASCDSGRRSGGSTVTLTWWDYFTLDTFQPAFDRLIRDIEAHVPGVRIERRTFPFADLDRQLTLGAVSGDLPDIAIVDNVAMNALGGSGLLADLTGRVAEWGQAGTYYEGPWAGCQVGGRTLGIPNNSNCLALYYNAEMLDSAGLRPPTTWDELADTAQKLTSGDRFGLAMSAIRTEEGVFQFLPFLWQAGGDLDSFARDGATALSFLDDLVAKGSLSEQCVGWTQQDVNTRFVNRRAALQINGPWQLPALRNADLEYGVAALPRDREAATCLGGENWVVMASGKHHDKAWEVLEYTQRPSVLVPYLVALGNLPARKDLAGTGTWASDPALRLFLSQLAVARPRQYGPRYADASQAVAVAEQAVLTDSAAPAAAAKSAAVKIDKALERR
- a CDS encoding substrate-binding domain-containing protein, yielding MTRPTDDPTAAGASSPPRANPPAGGGTATSGTPTGGTRTLGLVYPPAGRRRDYTGMQLTFIGGVAEAARTHDYDVLLSPADRADDPSWRRMVDGTLVEGVILMEIRLEDDRVEHLAKAGLPYVTIGRNSRAEETGWVDLDFAGLARGCVYHLADLGHRRIAFVNRSEELYRSGYGFAHLGLEGYTKAMAEQVLTPRAYHCGDDIAAGEAVLERILRDDPATTSLVTMNEAALEGLYRGLTRHGRRVPRDFSVVGVAAGHWAERVEPQLTAAEIPAKEMSRVAVDLMLRRLTAPGSPPRHVLLKPLISLRASTGPCRPVPGSEPDRELPEREFPDLDAFPDLPDPPDTPDPGF